The proteins below are encoded in one region of Apium graveolens cultivar Ventura chromosome 4, ASM990537v1, whole genome shotgun sequence:
- the LOC141717226 gene encoding uncharacterized protein LOC141717226, with product MACFCFLVDQRRMLRRAKPVAGTCSKCGCGAKVADMQVSTRFCNIPLYWETWKAIVCTYCGATLKSYK from the coding sequence ATGGCGTGTTTTTGCTTCTTGGTGGATCAAAGGAGGATGCTGAGGAGGGCGAAACCGGTGGCAGGAACATGTTCTAAGTGTGGTTGTGGTGCCAAAGTTGCAGACATGCAAGTCTCCACAAGATTTTGTAACATCCCGCTTTATTGGGAAACCTGGAAAGCTATTGTCTGTACTTACTGCGGAGCAACTCTCAAGTCTTACAAATga